tatattgaaaattgcctttttaatatattatagattatagatagaTAATATTTTTGCAATATGTTTTTGGATTCGGTTTTGGCTCAAAGTTAAGGTTATTTGAGCTTCTATCTTGGCTTATATTTAAGAACCGAACATATCTATACATGGGTGTTTTTTCAAGCCACTAACAAAAGGgcttaattttaataaatcacGCCAATGAGGTCTTGCTCTAGTGGAAAAGTTGAGGCACTCaaagactattttttgtgagagttgtaagaggtcttgggttcaatcctgCCTACGTTCGGTGATATTTTGTGAGagttgtgagaggtcttgggttcaatgaTATTTTGTGAGAGTTGTGAGAGGTTTTGGGTTCAATCCGagttgtgagaggtcttgggttcaatgaTATTTTGTGAGAAtcgtgagaggtcttgggttcaatcctgCCAACGTTCGgtgatattttttcatttttaggtgGTGTTGTTTTTCCGTCTGTGTTCGATGGTGTTTGCCCACTTTTAGGTGACACAAAAACTTATATGCGCGCCGTTCAAACCGTGCGCTCATAGAATGCGCGCGGGTCTGGGTCGGGTTGAACAAAGTGAACCGGGTATCTTTCCGTCTCCTCTGAAGATTTTGATTCTACTGAGCCCAAAATAATCTCCAATTTCTAAAATGAAATCCCTaaatccccccccccctcccccaattCCTGTAAGTCGTCGTCGCTACTCACCACCACCACACCTGCCGCTGAGTCCTGACAAGTTGTCATCCTTTTCCCCAGCTCCGGTCGAGGGTTGCCACGCGTTGCTCGACCCTCTACCTCTCCAGCCGCGCGCCCTTCAGTCGGCGCCGCATCACCGCAGTAGCTTCTTTAGCCGAAGCCGATTTCAGAAGCCCTAGGATTTtctgacctctctctctctctctctctcgattgcACACATgcacactatttttttttagtaaaagaaACTATCTACActaataaatgatactatatatttatattacaaatgacactacttttttagtaaaaaaactATCTACActaataaatgatactatatatttatattacaaatgGCACTACTTTTTTTAGTAAAAGAAACTATTTGGGTGGTTGTGTTTCAGGTGCTGAGTATATCACTAGCTGCATTAGGCTCTCTAATGTGGCTCAGGAAAAACAAGCCCAAGACGTTGATTCCTATAATATATGCTTGCGTAGGAATAGTGGCGACAATGCCATCAATTACAAGGTGTGTTACTGCACTTCAAGATATGTTTTTCGTGTTGTCTATTCCAGAAAACGCATCATTTAATGTGTGATCCAGTGTTGACGTTTTTTGAGTAATTCAAATGGTTTGTTGCAGTTATCTGAAACTTGGCTTGGGGTGGCACTTCCCAAAGGGGGTAGGTTTCGAGCTGTTCACTTCAGTGGTGATGGCTTTCATTAGCTGGCAGTTGTTTGCTGCATGCTAGAGACCATCAAACTGAGAGTCTTGATATGAGTCTTGTAGGAAATTATTTGACTTGATCAATTTGAGGCTGCTGCTGTAGAATTTGTTGTAAAAGTCAACTTTTTTTGAGCCTGTTTGAGAAATTCTATACATAGACACTACTTTTCTTagtaaatgacatttttaatatatttaaatgacaCAATTTTTCTTAGTAAAAGATACTATCTATTTCATAAATGACATTGTTTGGATAAATGGATAACACTACTTATGAATTACACTATTAATACATCGAATTAACATTATGTgctttttaaatgacactacttgtaAGAATGACACAATCATTTATTCAAAATGAAACTATGTTACTTGTTAAGTGACACTATTAATATATCGAATCAACACTATAACTTTGCAAATGACAATTCCTATAATTTATACTATtcgaaaatataaatgacactacttgtaataattgacattataaccTTGTAAATGATACATTTAATAATTGAAACTATTCGGATATACAAATGAAACTACTTAtaataattgacattataatattgtaaatgacactttatataattgacattattcgtaaatataaatgacactacttgtCAAGTCACACTATTAATACATTGAATTGACACTATGTGATTTTGaaattgacactataacattttaaatgatatttgaaatgacactttaagatttagaatgacacatagtgtcgttttgaaatcttgtaatctcattttgaattgttatagtgtcatttgaagtcttgtagtgtcatttcaattgttgaagtttcatttgaaatgtcatagtgtcatttgaaatcttgtagtgtcatttgaaatatcatagtgtcatttgaaatatcgtagtgtcatttgaaagtTTGTAATGTCATTcggaatgtcatagtgtcatttgaaatctcgtaATATCTTTtgaaatgtcatttgaaatctcgtagtgtcatttgaaatgccatagtgtcatttgaaatctcgtagtgtcatttgaaatctcgtagtgtcatttgaaatgtcataatgtcatttaaaatgtcatagtgtcatttgaaatcttgtagtgttatttgaaatatcatagtgtcatttgaaatcttgtagtatcatttaaaaggtcatagtgtcatttgaaatatcgtagtgtcatttgaaagtTTGTAATGTCATTcggaatgtcatagtgtcatttgaaatctcgtagtgtcttttgaaatgtcatttgaaatctcgtagtgtcatttgaaatgtcatagtgtcatttgaaatctcgtagtgtcatttgaattgtcataatgtcatttaaaatgtcatagtgtcatttaaaatcttgtagtgtcatttgaaatcttgtagtatcatttaaaaggtcatagtgtcatttgaaatatcgtagtgtcatttgaaagtTTGTAATGTCATTCgcaatgtcatagtgtcatttgaaatctcgtagtgtcttttgaaatgtcattttgaaatcttgtagtgtcatttaaaatgtcatagtgtcatttgaaatatcgtagtgtcatttaaatgtcatagtgtcatttgaaatgttatagtgtcatttgaaatgtcatagtgtcatttgaaatgtcatagtatcatttgaaatatcatagtgtcatttgaaatcttgtagtgtcatttaaaaggtcgtagtgtcatttgaaatgtcgtagtgtcatttgaaatcttgtagtgtcatttatatactacatacttaaaagaaagaaactacaagtattaaaagaaaaaaaaaactacatacttaaaagaaagaaactatagaaacttatagaagaaagaaactacaagtaaaaagaaagaaactatatatttaaaagaaagaaactatagaaaaaaaataaagaaactatagaaatgaaatgataaaataaagaaattatagaaataaaatgaaaaactgagaaaaaagttaaaaactatatatatatatatatatatatatatatatatataatttaaaattgaaaaaacaaaaagaaagagaaaaaatacgtatatatatgtcaaaaaagtgagaaaaatgttaaatgaagaaagaaactacatacttaaaagaaagaaactatagaaacttataaaagaaagaaactacaagtgaaaagaaagaaactatagaaataaaataaaaataataataattaaaaattgaaacgaaaatgaaaaaagaagaagacacTATATTTATATCTAAaggacacttttaatatatctaaatgaTACTATATTAGAAGAGCTTTGGTAAAAAGGAGaagcaaaataattgaaatgctCCCAGTGAGTTTCGAACATAGGACCTATCAATCAATGACCCAATAAGCGCCTAACCAACTAAGCTAGGAAAACTAATTATATTGATTTCATTCACGTTGTATATAATGTAATCCGCGCTCACAGAATGCGCGCCCAAGAATGCGCTCACGTAAGTCCACCTCTTTAGGTGATGTTTGATTATATTCAGgtacctcttgtaattctaattcaatttttttaataaatcacACTCAATTTTGACTCGCATTTAAGGGCCCAATTAAAAGATATGGGTTTACAAAAAATAGTCCAATTTATCCTATTTTGAAATATCTACAAAAattagggtgattctattcatagcccatATTTTACTCTTCATAGCctcttatttaataaaatattaaaattattaatatatatatatatatacactattttatccttatagcCCCCAATTTAATTTACATATAACTTCTTTCATAGCCCTAAAAATTTGAAGAGATAACATGCGggatttaattataaattcttCAAGCTTTCATTCAATGgtgatgaactcgtcgattgACGACAAAAATATCAAAAATCTGGCGGATAAAGCATTGAGGGGAAAACGATTGTACAAAATTAATACTTGAAGGATTACTCTTCAAATAACTCCATTTTTGTCGAAAGAACAAAAACAACCAAAATCATTTTTGTTTCTAATGTAGCGTAGAGCATCAAACAACCATTTTTATCGAAAGAACTCTTCTTTGGAAAAACAGTGATTGGACCAAAACCAACACAGTGGAAACAATCCTTCGTTCATAGAGAAGGCAAAATGTTTAGTAttacccaaaaaataaaaactctaaGCCTTCATCTCTCTCATGTTCGATCTGTGTGGTTCTTGCTGTGACTATATAGACTTATACTTCAAACGCTACAACCACCTTTTCTTTCCTCTGTTGTGACGAGAacaacagaaaaataaaaaaacgtcGAATTTAGATGAGCAGCGAAGCGAGCAAACCCGCTTCTGACTTGAATTTTTAGGGCTATGTGAATTTTACAAACTTTTTATTTAGAGGCTACAAGGGTGAAATAGtagttttattaatatttttaatattttaatagtttaaaggctataaagagtaaaattggggctatgaatagaatcaccccaaaaattattctattttCATTTAGAAACTTTTTATAACATGGTGGGCATCTTTATCTCCTtaccatataattaattatcattattaatactattttttaaatgatCACTTTCGACAAtcataatacaattaattatcattattaatattaatttttaaatgaaacgCCTTCTTCACTCATCATACACTCAACTTAGTcaactattttttattaaaattcatgttgtCCCCGTctaagactattttttgtgggtGAAAGGAGTATAAAATAAAGTAACTATATGGTGTTATTTCTAAACCACCAATAAAAGatctaatttaaaaattaaaaaaaaaatgcacagTGCCCATATTTTCTTAGCCCCGCTCTTGAATTGTGGTGCTGCAAGATTATAGTATGAACCTCCTTGATTTTATtgtgataataaaaaaaattgtacttgcATTTATTGAAGTTCCTAGAACTGAAGACTTCTAATATGTTACTTTCACACATCATTTATTAGTAGTATCCAACAACTAAAACATCAAGCCTTTATTTCAATAACTGAAAGCAAACACCCTGAGAAATCAGCTGGTAGAAGGCAGAGGATTGTATGGAACACTTCCAAATGCAGCAACATCACCAGGTCGACTGAATACAATCTGTCATTAAGTGACAAATGACAAAACATTATTTTCATGACACAAAAAGTAACAGAAAATTGTGTAAAAGAGAAGTTATGTATGCAACCTGATAATCTCCTATAACACAATATTTGAATCCAGCAGCACAATAGTCAAAATAGTATTCCCACGTCCGTATAAACTTCTCATCAAATCCAAGATCAAGAATTTTACTAACAAGAAGCAAGTTTCCTTTAgaaacttttaaaatataataagcaTTGACTGTTTAGGAGCACAAGACTGTCAAGTGCAAGTACCTTTGGTTTTGAAGGAAGTTGTGCCGCCAATGTCTGAGGGTGTGAAAATAATGACATCCTATTTCTTCTAAGTGCACCACACTGCATATAATCATTTTAATCATATAAGCATCAATATAATTTAccttatacccttatttattaagAAGGAAAACGTGGATCACCTAAGTCTGGATGAGGCAGCCATAGCAGATATTACTCTGTTAAGTGAAGGCAGACATCCACCATGGAATATGTATTCTGTGCCAAATCCATCACTGCTCCTCCACTCATCATATTTTTCATCAGCTACTGCTATGAACTGATGAAATAAAATCAACCAGCTAGTTTTTGTTAGAGTTTATATTTAAAACTCTGTATTATATTATTCTTCTTAttatggagtaatatttttagGTTGCAATTTTTTGGAGTGGACAGGTTCAACAGATTGAAGAGACGGGGAGATGGTGAGAGGAagtatataatattttcttaacAATATTTTTCACAATATTTGCTGGGAAACTAAAAACTGCAAAAGTAGCGGTTACCTGAAGAACAAGAATACCATTGTCAGCTAATGAAGATTCACAGCATTTAAAAAATTCTTCCATATATTCATGCCCCACATGTTCTATCATCCCACTGAAAATTCAGCATGTTTACATATATAGTTACGGTAAGCTTAAGAGGGTTGAGTTCATTGGATCATTACAACAAGAGTCTCACCATGATATTATCCTGTCATATCTATAGTTGTTCGGCAATTGGCGGTAGTCACAAAGAAGAAGTTCAATTTGATCCTGATATTGAGAATTTATAACTTGAGAAATGAAAAACTTCATATCAAGCCAGCTGTAATATAATGAATTAGAGGTCTTTCATGGTAAACATGCATGGGAAATCTTTGCTTTTCAATAAGTACTAAATAAAACGTTATTACCTGCAGACCTGCTTCTATCACTTTTAATTCTATGTATTGCAGCTGATTTTCCGACAATGTAATGCCAGTATATTTGCATCCTGTCTTTTTTACTGCTTCAAGTGCAAAACTTCCCCAACCACATCCAATCTCTAGAATGTGATGATCTTTATTAATCCTTGCCTGTAGTCAAAGACAATCCAGCATGAGAGTTACTATGTGAGGCCCCATCCACATTAATAAAGTATtagatttaaataataaatttatatgccAAAAATTGATTATCATGATCAATTCAAGACTTAAGGACTGTGTCAGTAAAAATTTCACCTTTTCGATCAAAGTATGGACTTTCCGAAGCTGTGCATTCTTCAAGTCTTCACACGGATTCTGCAATAACAGTGTTAAGTAATACTAATATTGATACAAGGCCTATCAACAGATCTATCTATTGAAATCATTATTATTACCTCAAACATTGCACAAGAATACGTCATTGTCTCATCCAAGAATAGAGAAAAAAGTTCATTGCTCTgccaaaagaaacaaaataaatttcaattatAAATCAAACTATTGGAGAGTAATAGAAAGATATAACAATGTAGtggtatgaaaatattatttaaaaatcatGATGTTGATGTCACATCCACCACGAATATTGTAATCCTTAAAACTATTAATAAAGATTTATATTTCAATGCTATTCATTAAATGTTTATAACCCATTTAAAGTGTCTGTACGATACAAAAATATATGCGTTAATTGACATATTTCAATCCAAATTATATTAGCAAATGAAGAAATATATCCCAAGGACTAGACAAATATATGCGCACTTACTAGGTCATAATGCCGCGAGACGTTACGGCGTGCCTGAAATAGCGTGTTTCTTCTGGAAACATGCTTGATGAATGTTTTTGCAGTTGATGCTAAAGATGTGTAAAGAAATAGTGTCCACCGTCTTCTAGAGATATCAACACCGTAAAATATATTCTCAGATTATGTTATATATAGCAACCAGACCAAATCAACACACTcagattataaattataattaccTTTCCTTGTACGCATTCATCTGTGCATTTGCTATCATCAGCTGCAAAATACAAGTTTCATTTGCTACCATCAGCAGCGTGAAACAAATAGACAAGATAGACAAATAATTTCGTTGATTCAAAGTAAATATCGGAAGAACAGAAGATCAGGGGAAATTAAACTTCGTACTTCATAAACAAAGCTcctatttataaatttatcagtAAAAGAGCTGAAGCCACAAAAATAATTCTATGAATTATacataaaaaaagaaattaaagataaattaGTTTTGGATCCGTCTACTTACTAGAAGAAAGTTGAGAAGGCCTTGGTTTGCATCAACAAACGAAATATCACCATTAATGTAGGCATCGGCAAATCCTAAATCAGCCTCCATTGCGACCTGTGAGAACAATATTATCCAGTTTGACCacatatatatactgatgaaataACCTATTTTTAAGGTGTAATAACCTAATCCTACCTTCCAATAGAACTGGGGTTTGTGAACTCTCAAAGTAACTTTTAAATTGTTCTTTTTATTTGTACCTTGAAAGGTAAATATTTTACCACCTTCTTCCAAAAGACTGTTGCACAAACAGTATGTATGAGTTATACACAATAGTTTCAAACACATTTTTCAGTTCAGTAGAGAAGCTCACATTAGACATCCAGTAACAATAAATCGCTCAAGGAATCTCGTAACGACAACACAAGCCCCAGTTTCAAGATAGGATAGAACCATGCATTTGGGGTTGTTTGAAAAAGTATAGTGTTTTCTAAGCATGCCGTTTGCAGCAAGTATCCCTGCCTGTAAACATCAAATCATGTCAATAGAGTGTACATATATTGATCCAGGAGTGAACAAAAGCACGTGGTAAAATTAAAATACCTTTACTCCATCCTCAGGGAAGCCATAGCCTTGATATGCTCCACAGAACCATAGTCCTCTCTTCCCTTGGATATCATTAAGTTTTGACAAAGCTCTGCTTGCAGAAACTGATGGTATAGGATGGCTAGTTGACAACTTGGAAGATATATGCTTAGGTGTATGAGGTGGATTTAGAGTCACGAAAAATGGAACACTATTATTCTGTACATCCATTGAGAAAACAAGTCAGCAAGAAACTGGTGTAGTTTTCAGTCGATGGGGGATCGGATTTGATTCAAAGTACGAAACCTGGATATTGTTTAGCCAATACGTTATACAAGCTTTGTCGTTGTTGATTCCAAGAAAATTCTTCCAGCCCCATGCCCCTCGGGTTTTTGGCATCAGATTTTCGTCATGGTGAACGAAGATATCACTGTAGTAAGAGTTGATAGGTAAAAGTGAAGTCGTGACATTAAAGAATCAGAAGAAGAATATACTAGCTACCATCTAAGGCAAAAGTTCCATAACAAGTCAATCATAAACGAAACCTGTAGGCATATTGAAAACCACCAAGTATTCTTAATTCATCGTATGTCGCCTGCTTTCCTAGGATCTTTAGAGCATCTGGAGCATGTGCAGCAATTATGCACCCATCATATGCTTCTTCCGAGCCATCCTTATATGTAATAGTACAACCTGCATCATTCTTTTCTTTGTTACACTAATTTATATTTGAGAATATTTGTTTGACAGGAAACAAGTGAGGAGTAGTGTTTTGACGCTTACTTACCCATGTCACAGGTAGAAACTGAATGTATTTCAGAATTGATTTTCACTTGACAGCCTCTACATTCTAGCTCTTTCTTGATCTGATTATAAgccatttaaatttaaaatcctataataagagtttatttaaatttaatgtttaGGAATCATGCCTAGCTTGTTCCTCAAATGACATTACTTTCTAGATTAAAGAATCTGACAAAAATCACTACCTACCCCATGGACATAACTTTGTGAAAGCCATTTCGTTGTAAGCCGTTTAGTGAGACCAAGAAGCtgcaaaaaagaaaatcattCTAAACATTTTAAAAGAAAGGTATGGTAACGATGCGACATTAATTTACTTACAAATGTAAAAGTCTACCTCCAAAGTGTCCTGATTACGCAGGAACGAAAGTGTTAAATAGGCAGAGAAAGTCATCACTAATGAAGAAGAGCATGACCAAATAGAAGCACAAATTGGAATCTGGAAAGAAACAAATTTCAAAGTAAGATTTTTGCTTGCATGACATGGATATAAAGTAGTAGTATGATTTTTGAATAGTCTTACAAGAAAAGCTTTCTGAAATAACTCAGAGTAACCACGGGATTGGACGAAGGTCCCCAGTGTTTCATTCCGGTCAATATATGGACTGTTATCGAGCTCTTCAACATAACTGCAATTAGTGGAGAACTAATAAATGCAATTATTACAATCAAAAGAGGGCTGAGTTTTCTTAATTATGATACTACTTACAGAGAAGCGTCGTCTCTGAACTTAATGATTTCCCTAATCATTTTCCAAAACCATGGATTCAACATATTCTTCTTTTGTGCAAACAAACTGGAGAGTCCATTTCGAGTGCCCCATTCATAACCTTGGCCTTGATCCAAGCTCACAGAGTATGAAATGTCAGAGACGTCAGTATCAACTCCAACACTCTCAAATAGTTCCATCACTTCCGGATACATAGCCTGTCCAATAATTGAATCACAGGTCACACTTACACACATCTTTTCGATAAACAATAAATCAATCATTCACTGTCTTCACATTCTTCTATTATTTGAATTCAACTCAACAGTGAACATAAAGTTTCAGTTCTTGGATCTATGAATGCAAATAGGACGAATGGAGTTTTAATCCATGATTCATGAATGCATAATTAAGGACTACTTTGGTCAGACAAAGTACCTAATAGAGAAAATAAGCATTTCCAATTTCCACTAAATCTCCCAATATTGATAATTCCAAGAGCCTCGTAACAAAAAAGGCCGCGCACACTTGTATTGGAGAGAAAGAAAAGATGAAGAAGCATGAGCATGAGTAAGGCATTCGGAGCCCAGATAAAAAAAATCGCCATTTCTTTGAGATTGAGAAAAGCAAGTTGAGTTGGAATTGGAGATGACGGATTTAGGGAAAATGAATGGTGAGGCATTTCATCGAACATGTGATGCGCTGAGGAAGCACcatcattaaatatctaatgCTAGCTCTCGAGAATTGGTGCTTTCGACCAACGCATCTGAGGAGCTGCGCCATCAGTTCTATATCAAACTCATTTCTCCATTTCTTATTCAGGCACCATAAGCATACAGTGTAATTTGGcgcaaaaaaaagaagaatgttGTTTGTCACGGTACATGCCACGACTACGAGTACATTGGAAACGTTTGTATATATCTTCATATATGTTAGCAAAAGAGTAAAtatcttattaattatttgtgaattattaaaaatatttttcgaacttttaattagtattaattttgtATCGCTTGTAACTCTGAAAATTTGACGTAACTCGCTGAATGATACAatgtatttaaaattattctttGTTAATTTACATTTCCtattaattgaaaattcaaagggtgaaaaataaataactggTACAACTAATACAAAATCGATAATTCAAGGTGCGAAAATAATTTacggtttaaagtgatatttatcctatataaaattgatattaacttagttatcatataaaataaaaaaatagattgaacttaatatatttgagctgaatatagaaaaaaaaaataagaattcaccataataaaaactgagattatgaaaaagaaaaaaataagaaaataaaataagttaaaagaaaaaatggaatgaaaaataaaaattaaaaatatatttattcgaaaaagaagaagaggaaggagaattttcttaaattctaatcttgaaataaatataatttttacattttaaatctaatattcatataatatatatcaaattaa
The genomic region above belongs to Salvia miltiorrhiza cultivar Shanhuang (shh) chromosome 5, IMPLAD_Smil_shh, whole genome shotgun sequence and contains:
- the LOC131024190 gene encoding uncharacterized protein LOC131024190 isoform X1, coding for MIRVAVIGGGVSGLAAAYVLAKEGVDVVLYEKEKSLGGQAMTAIVHDTTPFDLRFMIFTQAMYPEVMELFESVGVDTDVSDISYSVSLDQGQGYEWGTRNGLSSLFAQKKNMLNPWFWKMIREIIKFRDDASLYVEELDNSPYIDRNETLGTFVQSRGYSELFQKAFLIPICASIWSCSSSLVMTFSAYLTLSFLRNQDTLELLGLTKRLTTKWLSQSYVHGIKKELECRGCQVKINSEIHSVSTCDMGCTITYKDGSEEAYDGCIIAAHAPDALKILGKQATYDELRILGGFQYAYSDIFVHHDENLMPKTRGAWGWKNFLGINNDKACITYWLNNIQNNSVPFFVTLNPPHTPKHISSKLSTSHPIPSVSASRALSKLNDIQGKRGLWFCGAYQGYGFPEDGVKAGILAANGMLRKHYTFSNNPKCMVLSYLETGACVVVTRFLERFIVTGCLILLEEGGKIFTFQGTNKKNNLKVTLRVHKPQFYWKVAMEADLGFADAYINGDISFVDANQGLLNFLLLMIANAQMNAYKERRRWTLFLYTSLASTAKTFIKHVSRRNTLFQARRNVSRHYDLSNELFSLFLDETMTYSCAMFENPCEDLKNAQLRKVHTLIEKARINKDHHILEIGCGWGSFALEAVKKTGCKYTGITLSENQLQYIELKVIEAGLQDQIELLLCDYRQLPNNYRYDRIISCGMIEHVGHEYMEEFFKCCESSLADNGILVLQFIAVADEKYDEWRSSDGFGTEYIFHGGCLPSLNRVISAMAASSRLSVVHLEEIGCHYFHTLRHWRHNFLQNQSKILDLGFDEKFIRTWEYYFDYCAAGFKYCVIGDYQIVFSRPGDVAAFGSVPYNPLPSTS
- the LOC131024190 gene encoding uncharacterized protein LOC131024190 isoform X2: MAFTKLCPWGCTITYKDGSEEAYDGCIIAAHAPDALKILGKQATYDELRILGGFQYAYSDIFVHHDENLMPKTRGAWGWKNFLGINNDKACITYWLNNIQNNSVPFFVTLNPPHTPKHISSKLSTSHPIPSVSASRALSKLNDIQGKRGLWFCGAYQGYGFPEDGVKAGILAANGMLRKHYTFSNNPKCMVLSYLETGACVVVTRFLERFIVTGCLILLEEGGKIFTFQGTNKKNNLKVTLRVHKPQFYWKVAMEADLGFADAYINGDISFVDANQGLLNFLLLMIANAQMNAYKERRRWTLFLYTSLASTAKTFIKHVSRRNTLFQARRNVSRHYDLSNELFSLFLDETMTYSCAMFENPCEDLKNAQLRKVHTLIEKARINKDHHILEIGCGWGSFALEAVKKTGCKYTGITLSENQLQYIELKVIEAGLQDQIELLLCDYRQLPNNYRYDRIISCGMIEHVGHEYMEEFFKCCESSLADNGILVLQFIAVADEKYDEWRSSDGFGTEYIFHGGCLPSLNRVISAMAASSRLSVVHLEEIGCHYFHTLRHWRHNFLQNQSKILDLGFDEKFIRTWEYYFDYCAAGFKYCVIGDYQIVFSRPGDVAAFGSVPYNPLPSTS